From a single Stomoxys calcitrans chromosome 4, idStoCalc2.1, whole genome shotgun sequence genomic region:
- the LOC131997105 gene encoding uncharacterized protein LOC131997105, whose product MSTSDVQNNNNSSIDDEDDDWQRVTSKRKHTGSPTSVKQHAKRFNADDVPSTSTNRFVSLANNMEPDNDDDDDNATTQPEEPKPPPIFIPDVADIAKMVASIILTVMQSPSI is encoded by the exons ATGTCGACGAGTGATGtacagaacaacaacaacagcagcattgATGATGAAGACGATGACTGGCAACGTGTAACATCAAAACGAAAACATACAGGGTCTCCAACTTCAGTAAAGCAACATGCCAAACGTTTTAATGCTGATGATGTGCCTTCAACATCAACCAACCGTTTTGTAAGTCTTGCAAATAATATGGAACCTgacaatgatgatgacgatgataatGCTACTACCCAGCCTGAGGAACCGAAGCCGCCTCCAATCTTTATTCCTGATGTGGCAGATATAGCAAAAATGGTTGCTAGTATAA TTCTGACAGTGATGCAATCACCGAGTATCTAG